GATTCTAGATAGAGTTGAACTATTTTTTATAATTCTTCTTTGAACAATTGAGAGAAACCAACAACTGgagttcttctggtcagaatatctggaaacaccTTTAGAGTGGTAGTCACCTTTTCAATCAACTGCATTCTTCTCAAAGATTGAGCAGTCAGAATACTCCCACGAACAACAGTCAGATATTGAGTAgagccagctgctctcagagtGTCTATCAGACCACTCTCAGTCAGAATGTCTGATATCAATCTTCCCATAGGAATGGTATTCTTCTTAAGCTTGGGATACTTCAGACGTTCTGCTtcccttgattcttcaacattAGTCTTCAGATGTTGATACAGAATATGAGGTAGATTGACTCtcataccttttccaatgcagaacaaAGTGAATTTCTGATCTTGACTGATGTAGGTTGCATAGTTTGttgattttctgtgatagaaagatcccagaatgatctttgcccaaactctgtaggaaggcttcaaaTTTGTAGTGTGAGGAGAGCCTATTCCAGAAGTAAACAACTCTGGGTCAACTTAATCCCAATCAGTTCTACCAGGGAGAGCACCAGTGATTCCACTCATACCTTCAAGACTATATCGTTTCCTTATCAGATTCTCAGAGACAACCACTTCATGACCTAGcatgaaggagatgatagcagttggagtaacagtggcatgagtatagaattccttaaccaagagagggtaaactggtccaattaAACGTTCAAAGAAGTTTGCCCATCCATGTACCAACATaccagttttgattttgaaatcatgagctagaagattttcaaaatccaccatagtttcATAGAGAACTTTCAGTTCGTCGTAAGGAATCAAACACGTCTTCAATGGAGTAGTTAcagatttcttttgttgttcttgttttgaagatgaaaccttgcgttgaacatttgatgaagaagccattgaatcACATTTGAGATTACTAGGTTCGtaactttagggtttttgaaaaatGCAGACACAATGAACAGTGAAGATGAATGGAAAGAAATGAAATGATAGAGAGATGtgtttatataggcacggatttgaaatAATATGCAATGAAATTCTGAATGAGAGAGATTACAGAATTTGAATCAATCATAATTAATGTTGAATGACGTTAGAAGAGATAACGtgagatttgaaatgatttgcacagttacctaggtgtttacggtgatttccggtaaacaaccgctagtcttccaaactataatgaatatgatttggttactcgcaggatcgactagattgatcctaggacatagtcaaagaggttgttattcatgatagtttgaattatgtctatggttggcttgtctcgaaataagaaatacttaatcaaagaaataaagattagcaatcaccttgttatacacgtaaatataacatcagcgaagggtaagataaagataaaatataagacaaaactgtaaagtgcaagaatcttaaagtgtagaaacttaaatgcttcgaaactaaatagaatgaaaataaagagtgcaggaatgtaaatgacagaaagtaaacgaaatgcaataatatcaaaagatacttgaataacgaaagatacaaatatatttaaaatggtgttggtgtcatacgtacatttctcagcgaaactctgtcataccccaaatttgtcctaccctttaacttctaactggcttaggctttgcattcatgtacaaacatcacttaggtcataatccatacccatgcatgcatatcgtTGGTgttattcaaaggctagcaagaaaagctctgttgcaaagaattttgatcaggGAATAAGGAGACTGAGGTGTAATCATGCGGTCCTATGTTCAAGGAAaccctcctggattggggtttctctctgtctcaagtcaaggcattggttaAAGGATACTAGATTGCAAATCATCTGGCccccaaatcagggtttctttgaccaaagtcaacttgttgactttctggtcaacattcaatcaggaatggcttctatgtgtgaaaagcttctcgtactgactgtgtggatgtgtttgttcgACTGGATTcgactggaagagatttaatcgggaattttatcaatagtcggaaaaatcagaacagttgacttttgggtcaaaatcagaagaattattcaaatattgacttttggtggaaaatcgggcaagaaaagtcaaacaatggataaaatcgggagtttgacaaaaagttgccaaaaatagaaaaataaaaaaaatagaaagtttccaacacttagaaaatattttggaactttaaatcttgttgggcagtccacttcagcactggattacacgtggcaaatggcatttttgaagaaaattccaacatcaaagttgttcctctcatggaggagaacaactttgtagttggacactttttcatttgaagcttgtatgaagaattaaaatggtgtgaagttgctggaaactcatttgaaccaagtcatattccaggtcacaagtcaggtcatgacctggcattttcacaaacacgtggcatgccaaatctccagccattttttgagctctacagaagtgacatgaatgcaaacttggtatcattctcttccttgccatctcctctatccattgaaacaagaattgggtcGATTGAACAAGTATTAAGTGATATGCAAGCCTTCAAAGTAGTGCCCCAATACTGGTCAAATCCTGCAGGCATCCAAGGCAGATTCTTAAGGCACACGCatgcattttcacaaacacatggtgtgccaaatgtcaatgcctttttcttcctccacaagtcactATCTTGAACAAGGTTGATTCTAAGTcactctttgccatgtcctctatctatTGAGCCCAGTATCACCAATTTTGGACATGCGTGGGGAAGGTTGCAAGGCTACAAAGTCTCTCCTCTACCTAACTGCATTTCTGCTAAGGTCAGGGCACAAGTTAAAGTCACGCGCCCAAGCATTCAAGTGTTTTGAACCAGCATGTTTGCAAGCCTCTCACTCCATGTACAAACCTCATCTCAATGACCCTCAAACACCAAAGTTCTTTAATCACATGCCCTCTTCATGATACACTTGAGTTTGGAATGATTGGTGCTTTATAGTTTGAGATATCAATATTCAAAGTAGGGGCATGAACATGATTTGGTCACTACCATTGTGCTGCAGCATAGTGCACAAAGACATTCCACACACACACGTTGCCATTAATAACCATGCAAAAGCTGATGCACAAAAAGCCATGTGAAGACCATGCCATGTTTGCCAAAATGCTTGCTCACTAAGGATCCAAGTCCCACACCTAAGAAAGCTATGCTGTCAATGCCTATcctcaagtcccacattcaagaggAATAAGAAGTTGCTGCGATTGCATATTCCAAGTTCCACATTCAGAAAAAGCATCTCATTCATCTTGCACTCACACTATAAAAGCAGCCACAACTCTCACTTCACAGTCACGACTTCATTTTCACACTTCCGTTTTTCAGAATCCATTCTTCTCTTCTCTCCCTCATTTTCTCTCATTCATTCTCTCACCATCTCCTCCACCCTCTCCCTCATACTCCACCTCTAACCACCACTCACCACCCTAACCACCCCCGTAACTACCTTTCCACCTCCGTAACTGATAGCTCCGGCCACCTTACCAGACTCTAACAAACTTCTCCGGCCACCGTAACTACCTCTAATCTCCATCCTTTTCCCGCAACCTTCAACTTCATCATCGGTCATCATTGCCACGGTTCTGAACCACCACTACCATCGTCAAGCTTCATCACACTTCATTGTCACCTCTGATTTCATCAGTCAACAACGGCCATAACTATCTTACATCATCGAGCTTCGTTGCGCCTTGGTCAGCATCCCCACGCACATTGAGGTTGTAGCATCGCAGCGCCATCATCAGCATCAAGGAGTTCGCCTCATAGAGTATCTCGCTAGCTCTCAGTTCAAGACTCAACAGGTAAATCTCATGAACCTCCCGGCATCACATGTATCCATGTTCGCATTGCATCTCCGTGCCTTTGTATTCGTGATGTAGCTTGAGTTCAGCTTGCTTAAAATGACCGCCATTGGAATGTGTAAACTCTATATTAGGGTTCTATGAATGTGCTGATCTCTTTGACATGCTCAGATCTTGTTTTAGTGAATTTGTTGAAAGTTAGGGATTTATGTTTCGTTTCGATTAGCATGTTAGAAGAAGAATTAGATGAAACGAAATACAGATCCAAACTCAATGATGAATTCTGAGTCGAACGATGCCGGTCCCTTAAATTTCTGGAAATTTTGGTCTGATTCCGGTAGGGTTTCCGCCGGAAAAGATGATCGGAGGTCATCTCCGGCGCTAGCTGGATTTTCTTGATCTCTTGCTCATGGAGGACGCGTGGCGTTCATGCGCTGGTGGCCTTCCCATAATATTCACTTTTTGTATTACTGTAATCATTGGCTTGCGTGTTGTGTGATGGTGATTGGCTCAGATTTTTGTTTTGTCTTATTCTACTTAAATGAACCTGACCAATTGATTCCTTATAGTTAGCATTAGTCTGTCACGTTTTTTCGCATGCAAATAAAGCCATATGATGTGAGTAAAATGCATGCTGAtagcaaaataaatattgaaaaagCAAGTGGAATATAGATGGAAATAGTTGGTAAAGCGTTGGGCCACCGGCGCGTGGGCCCTGCCCAGTTTTCGAGCCACACCCCTGTTTTGCTTGTGCACACGTCCTATTAGACTTGGGCCTGGGGCGCCCTGCTGTTCACACCCCCCTTTTGGTATAATAAAAGCAATAACAAAAATAGTTTGTCCAGcttctctttgattgattaattgttttttccattaaataaaaaataacaaaatgttTTTCCTACTACTTAGtttttttctaaatttctttTAGTTGACTTTTATTAGTATTTCCttagaattttaataaatagtttctttcataataaaccataaacaaaataaTAGTTTTCTTTGATAATTCAAATAAGTCTCCCATTAATAAAAATGAAGTTGCTTGTgaatatattttcataaatagtctagatttaattcttttcttttgtgaatatttgccatatattgtgaaatgcttaaataactttttttcctttcttttaggATAATCAAtaacatagatgtagaaattaggactagttccctttttgcattctttttcttttacaaccataaaacatctaaaaaatacttgaataaattccccataaaaaatacaaagaaaatacttaaaatattaataaaaaagtgaaaatcttaaaaagggaatggaagcttgaacatcccttgctttagggaatgttcgagtgcttggatctcccttgctttagggtcccattcaggcgtaagttcccaatttctaaaaaaacacaaaccaaagagtaactcgagtttcccttgctttagggatttcctcgaaacactcaaactctctctctctctctctctctctcctttcttaagggcattgttatctccgctctattgcatcctaggtcgatcccttatgcaagagcgcgagcgttaactccgcccaactaaaaaacacaaaaacaaacagaaaatcttgagccgaactacggcgctctgattcctgaaaaggatacgtaggcatcaagtcgcggggcttgaacgagcacatttgtaaatatttccttcttttccccgtatttctttttgcattcattcgcatgtagacatagacatagtacacaccctttagatagaaacaagcataggtggataccatcgagtacgatgggcgcgaggggtgctaataccttcccctcgcgtaaccgactcccgtaccttgattctctggtcgcaagaccctgttccttcctttgctaggttttctgatattcctttcccttatgggataaatatattggtggcgactctgttcatttttcgcgagcgtgcgacagctggcgactctgctggggatgttgctagacctattgcgggtccattcttagcgagtcgatcctagcctgcgtttgtttgtttatttactgggtgtttacttgttttatgtctataccttgtatatatgtttgcatgcttattctttgcctgcatatcatgtttatttctgtttgcacatcatgcatatggattatattttgtgttccttggggtcttctgttctgttttgcaggtggggggttttgtgaggtaaaaggcccactacccaggccaagtgacacataggattagcgtggatgctcatgttgactcccgtggcccttgctacgatcgagttcaacatggggtaccacaactgggcgaggttctttcatggaacactgtgtctggcacccttgctgcctcaaacactttgtaccccatgggaactgtagaccctagtgaccattagggaccacctgtccgtgtctagaattcatacccgtgagtttggggtgggacaggatactagccttcatcataccctgatttccattttgcaatctgaagccggaattttgaacctgctACATTCAGTGTTACCCAGTTATTCAGAGTtgcgagggacattcagtctctcactacatcacacacatgacacatgacacatgacacatcatgctattgcatccacctcacttcattcgtggagaatcctaaagtctatttccaaaaagatGTATATACTCGTTttgccaaaaaaaaaagaaaaagaaaagaaaagaaaagaaatagtgaaaagactttaggattctcccaatgaaatgcatttcgccatatcatttaacatgcatgttcatttattttcaggaatttttggctttgtctccgaccaacacaTGGCCACACCAATGAAGACTGTTAGACGCAACCCCTCTTATTCTTTCCTGAATCTGAATCTGGATTCCCTTGGGTGTTTAGCAAAGAAGATTACGCCAGATGAGTCAACCAATTTCCGAGAAAAATATGGGTACATTCTGAGTCTTCTCAAGATGTCGTTCACCAAGTACGAGCAAGAGGGAGTTCATACTTTGCTTCAGTTCTATAATCCTTCCCTTCGCTGCTTCACGTTCACCGACTACCTCTTGGTCCCAACATTGGAAGAGTATTCCCTATTTCTTGGCGTTCCTATAAAGAAGGAAGTACCATACTATGGCACCATGAAGGCCCCTGATTCCATTGAAattgctaaggctctttatttgagcaaatcGGTCGTGGAAGCAAATCTCACTAAGAAGGGAggaggttttggtttttgcatggAGTTTCTGGTCAAAAGGGGTTGTGAGGCTGCTGAAGCAAAGGAATGGGACACATTTAGGGCTATCTTGGCTCTAAGTATATATGGCATCGTGATGTTCTCAAACGTTCCTAACTttgttgacatgaatgcaattcatatattcatcttgcagaatccggttcctacacttttgggggatgtttatcactcCATTCATCACAAGGGTATTCAGAAGGGAGGTAAGGGAGGTCTGGTTAGATTCTGTGCTCCGTTGCTATACCGATGGTTCAGGTCACATCTGCCTGAGCGCGGCGCTTTCGTTGATAATAGGCACACATCTAAGTGGGCTGAGAGGATTATGGGGCTGAGGGCTAAAGATATTGTCTGGTATAATAAAGCTTTAGAAGACATGGAAGTTGTTATGAGTTGCGGAAAGTTCAAGAACGTACCTCTTATGGGCCTTAGAGGTGGAATCAACTATAACCCCGTCCTGGCTAGGAGAACGTTTGGATATGCTTTTATTAGTCCACCTGAGCAAACAGAGATAGCTGAGAACATTTTCTATCATTCAGCCACCGACAATGGGCAGATGGCAGAAGCGATACAAGCCTGgaagagtatttgttggagagataAGAAACATTTTGGTCAGCGAGATTGTGCTACTTATGAGGATTATACTAAGTGGGTCGAGTCTGTGGTTGCTGTTCAAGGGATGCCCTTCCCTCCCAAGGATCCTTTATACCCTCCTGCTGGTAAACAACCCAACATTGTTTCCATGCCCCGTTACAACCAAACTGTGGAAGAGAATCGGAAGTTGACTGAACAAATGGAAACAATgcaagttaagatgaatactgataggcaagagaagctttctgctcttcacaagttgaaaatgagagaaatagagcttgaagaattgtatgctagagggagcacttctcagaagaggccaagaatgaCTGTGAATTCTAAAACTACTGAAACCCAAGAGAAGAAGATAAAGGAACATTACGAGGCTCAGTTGGCAGAATTGACTAAAAAGCTCCAGATTCAGACTGAAAACGCCAATTCAGAGAAATCTCGTCGCAAGAAAGCAGACAAACTCTTGCTGGATCGTCAGAATACCATAGAGAAGTGTTATGATGAGATTCGAAAGCTGAAGGGCCAGATAAGAGAAAAGGACCAGagtaatgcccaagttcaagaggAAGCTAGGTATTGGGAGGTGAAGAATCGTCACATGGAAACAATGCACTTCAGAAAAGACCTGCTGATTCAAGAGATCATTAAGAGACCCACCCGTGTTGAGACCAAGAagctctttgaagaaatgaagacttgGAGTGATAAGAACATTGGGGAGAGCCCCCTCCGTCATGTGGATATGGAGGACCCTGGTTAAATGTTGATTTTGTTGTAGAATCACCACCAGACCTGTTGGATGGGATTCCTGATTTTATTTCTGTATTTGTTGGCTCATgggagcagaatattttgtaTTTCAAGAACTTGGTTGCAGAATTAATCAATTATGTTGGCTTATTTTGGTTGTGCTTATCTTGTTTATGCTCCACTATCTTCTCCGTTAtcttgtgttgttggtttgagacaaagctaaaaaggcttgaaaataataaaacatgcacacatgcacccatgcactcatatcatacTGCATTTTCAGGTCTTTATCAggttctaattggggtcccttccaacacagatttctttcccgacgacgaagctgactttcttacatccttaccgcaccagaaacaacgagaagagaatcatggaccaatttgagcagaatcaagctgccctccgtagggatatggatgttatgggggaaagaatgacccaacttatggagactctccatgtcgttgtccaaggacaagaagagctcagaaagagcgttgctggaTTGATCAAGGATACTCCTACCAACTCTGCTGATGGGGGAGTAAAGACTaaggagattcctgttgaggggaTACCAaaggtagtggatgaccaccatgaggttatcgatcttgaacatgatcttactgctgagttgaccgaaactgctaagatgtaccaagctctcgaagaacgccttaaggccgttgaggttgctaaaacttcgagtttcgacactgctgcttTGAGCTTGGTACCTGGAATTGTTATTccaccgaagttcaaggtgccaaattttgataagtacaagggagttacttGCCCAGAAACTCACATTCGTTcttactgtcgtaagatggccgctcacaccgagaacgaacctctgcttatgcatttcttccaggacagtctcacaggagctccgttggagtggtatatgaaacttgagagggccaatgtcagtacttggggaggacttgttgatgccttcttgaaacaataccactacaatactgctatggctcctagccgtgcccaactgcaaaatatgtcacaaaagtctgaagaatctttcaaagaatatgcccagaggtggcgtgaacttgctgctcgagttcaacctcctcttcttgaccgagaattgattgatctgtttatgggtactctgaaagggccgtaccttcagcacatggttagtaatacttctccgtccttctcagatgtggtcatcattggtgaacgggttgagaactgtgtaaaagctggtaccattcaaggtgttaccaGTCCTAgaaactcaagtggtaatggtaagaagccgtattctgggtttgtgaagaagaaagaaggtgaaaccAGTACTGCTTCAGTCGACCAAGGTCGAACTCCAGTAtactctgctgttccacctccttactaTCCGATGCCATATGCTGTTCCCAATCCGTATGCCTCTCAGGCATACGCTGCTGcatttccacaaccatggatgacACCCCAACaacctttcgtaccacaacaacaagttgctgctcctcagaatcgtcaacagaatcctaggcctcaaggtcaaagagctCCACAAAGGCAGAGGTACCCTGataggcgtatagatccggttccgATGCCATATGCCTAGCTCCTTCCCCAATTGCTTGCTGGTCAGTTGGTGCAACTCCGTGAAATGGGCCCCCCGCCTAGTCCTCTTCCTCCCggatatgatgctaatgctcgTTGTGAATTCCATTCAGGCGCTCCAGGCCATACGATTGAAAAGTGTAAAGCGTTAAAATACAAAGTTCAGGATCTTCTCGAcgacaagcttatctcgttcactcctactggtcctaatgtgcagaataatcctatgcctccccatGCAGGTACGACCAATGCTGTTGAAGTGTGTGAGGAACAAATCCTCGTAACTGATGTGAATGAAGTCAAAATGCCGCTTGCAATTGTCAGAGAATATCTTGTGCAACAAAGGGTtctgtgtgaactacatgacttctgtttgcaatgttcttctaatccagAGGAATGTGCCAGGTTGAGGGATGAGatccaaaagctgatggatgaaggtGTCATTAGAGTGGAAAAAATTATTCCTGATGACGAAGTGGCTATTCTAGAGATCCCTTATTCTCCTGCTGATACGACGAAAGCCCAAAGCACTCCTTTGATCATCCAGGCTCCaagtactcccttggtcattcaggctccgagaactccgttggttattcaggttccagatGCCCCACTGACCTCTTCAACCTCATCTCTCGTTCCCTCTCCTGTGAGTAATtccaaggctgttccttggagttataatgctgtgtatattcgaggaaagaaatatgattgtcctccagtgggtaattcgagcatcactaatattactggcactagtggcattacccgtagtggtcggatctttgctgcccctcctccacttCCTAAAGAAACCAACAAGGATGCTAGTGCACAAACAAAGGGGAAGCAAgctgctgttgatcctcctgagacCCGTAATGCACAAGACGCCGAGCAACTTCtgagaatcattaagaaaagtgactacaaggtgattgatcaacttgaccaaactcaagctaaaatctccatcttgtcccttttggtgcactcagaagctcaccgtgatgctctCATGAAAGTCCTGGCTTCtgctcacgtaactcaagacattactgtgcctcagttcgaaggggttgtgaccaacattgctgctggtaattgtttgggttttagTGATGATGAACTTCCGCCTGAGGGTAGAGcccacaacaaagcgttgcacaTCTCCATAAAATgtttggatgctgtgttgtctcgagttttGATTGATACAGgctcttctcttaatgtgatgcccaaaacTACTTTGTTTAAGCTAAGTATGGATGgagttatgatgagaccatgcactatgagtgtcagagcgtttgatggttctagaaggtccgtagaaggggaaattgatttTCCTGTTTTGATTGGTCCCCATatgttctacattgccttctatgttatggatatacgcCCTTCGTACAcctgcctcttgggtcgtccttggatccatgctgctagggctgtgacatctaccctccatcagcgtttgaaattttttgtgaatgacaagattgttgtgatcactggtgaagaggatttgatagtcaataatctggcatcataccgttatgttgaagtggagggagagatacaagagacaccttttcaagccttagagattgtgtcggttgataaactccccgtgactgagaataagaaggaactcggagcacccctctcgtctttaaatgatgctaaggccttcttagaagctggtactccccatagtgcctggggcaagctgattgatgtccatgagaagcgagacaagtatggccttgggtatcaaccatcttcgtgtactcagctcagcataattcctggaaagaaggtgattccccccatttctcaagtgttcgtcagtgcaagcaccagttctggaagtcaagttctcgccgtggatgatgatgatgaagaagatctctccagattcatttgccatgctgcgcctggacaggaactcaacaattggactatcttggacatccccagagtcacttttatggagatgtaattttcttgtttcgataagtcatatgcttcgccctaagcattttgaccacttgtataaagaagggcccccatgttgtttcaatttgtttaatattgaatgaaaatcatatcttcgcatgcaattaccgttccatttctttcatttttgttttactttaaaaacttttttcaaaaatggcaaagcttttcttttttcctttttatgtgttgcattctaaggcataaatcacccatcgtgcagatccggctcgaattccatcaaaaatgataatgttacagttccacgtcttaatatccttgagaatccaattgaccaagctgatgaggatagtggggaagattgtgaagtccctgaggaattggcaagacttttgagacaagaggaatccattcagccgcatcaggaagccatagaaatcatcaacctcggtacaaaagaagcaaagagagaggtCAAGATAG
The Vicia villosa cultivar HV-30 ecotype Madison, WI linkage group LG6, Vvil1.0, whole genome shotgun sequence genome window above contains:
- the LOC131613656 gene encoding uncharacterized protein LOC131613656; translated protein: MATPMKTVRRNPSYSFLNLNLDSLGCLAKKITPDESTNFREKYGYILSLLKMSFTKYEQEGVHTLLQFYNPSLRCFTFTDYLLVPTLEEYSLFLGVPIKKEVPYYGTMKAPDSIEIAKALYLSKSVVEANLTKKGGGFGFCMEFLVKRGCEAAEAKEWDTFRAILALSIYGIVMSHLPERGAFVDNRHTSKWAERIMGLRAKDIVWYNKALEDMEVVMSCGKFKNVPLMGLRGGINYNPVLARRTFGYAFISPPEQTEIAENIFYHSATDNGQMAEAIQAWKSICWRDKKHFGQRDCATYEDYTKWVESVVAVQGMPFPPKDPLYPPAGKQPNIVSMPRYNQTVEENRKLTEQMETMQKRPRMTVNSKTTETQEKKIKEHYEAQLAELTKKLQIQTENANSEKSRRKKADKLLLDRQNTIEKCYDEIRKLKGQIREKDQSNAQVQEEARYWEVKNRHMETMHFRKDLLIQEIIKRPTRVETKKLFEEMKTWSDKNIGESPLRHVDMEDPG